The window ATCGAATCTATGGATGCATCTACGATTTATGATGTGCCTTTGTTAATGATGAAAGAGCAATTGGATAAAACGGTTTTAGCAAAGTTGAAATTGCCAACTAAGAATGAACCAGATATGGAAAGCTGGAAAGAATTTCTTGGTCATTTAAAAAATCCTACTGCTGATGTAACCGTTGGTTTGGTTGGTAAATATGTGGAGTTACCAGATGCTTACAAATCTATTATTGAATCTTTTGTACATGCTGGTTCCAAAAACGAATGTAAAGTTCGTGTAGAATATATTCACTCTGAAGGTATTTTCCCTGATAATGTAAAAGAAAAACTTGGTCATTTACATGGTGTTTTAGTTGCGCCAGGTTTCGGAAGCCGTGGTATTGAAGGTAAAATTGATACGATTAAATTTGTTCGAGAAAATAATATTCCCTTCTTCGGAATTTGTTTAGGTATGCAATGTGCCGTAATTGAATTTGGCCGTAATGTTTTAGGTTTAAAGGATGCACACACCACAGAAATTGAAGAAAACACTTCCAATCCAGTAATTAACATGATGGAAGAGCAGAAAAAAGTAACCAATAAAGGCGGAACAATGCGTTTAGGTTCATATCCTTGCGACATTAAAAAAGGTACTAAAGCCTTTTCTATTTATGGCAAACCTCATATTAATGAACGCCATCGTCACCGTTTTGAATTTAATAATGACTATTTAAAACAATATGAGGATGCTGGGATGATCGCATCAGGTATTAATCCTCAAACAAATTTGGTTGAAATTGTCGAACTAAAAAACCATCCGTTTTTTGTAGGCGGACAGTTTCACCCAGAATTAAAATCAACAGTTGCTAATCCTCACCCGCTTTTTGTTAAATTTGTTGCCGCGGCGATGGAGTTTGCGAAAAAGAAAACGAATTAAAAGCAGTATAAACAATATAATGGATAGAAATACCTTTACAGGATTATTCCTGATTATGATCATTTTGGCAGGATCATTCTACTTTTTGAAACCAAATGCGGTAGAACTAAAAAAAGAAAATGCCAGAATCGATTCAGCAAGAACGGCCGATTCACTAAAAAAAGCTGGCGTTAACCCGGCACTAAAAGACACTAATAAAACAGCGGCAATTACTACGCCCGTTGTAGATTCTTTAGCAATAAAAGGTCCTTTTGGTACAGCCTTAGCAGGAACTTCGAGCAATACAATTTTAGAAAACGAGAATTTATTAATCACCTTAAGCAATAAAGGTGGTAAAATAGTTTCGGTACAAATTAAAGGGCAAAAAACATTTAATGGCAAACCATTAATTCTATTTGATGGTGATTCGAACAAATTTG is drawn from Pedobacter mucosus and contains these coding sequences:
- a CDS encoding CTP synthase — translated: MTKYIFVTGGVTSSLGKGIISASLAKLLQARGYRVTIQKFDPYINIDPGTLNPYEHGECFVTEDGAETDLDLGHYERFLNVPTSQANNITTGRIYQNVINKERKGEYLGKTVQVVPHITDEIKRNMRILGDTGEFDIVITELGGTVGDIESLPFIEAVRQFKWEEGSSNAIVIHLTLVPYLAAAGELKTKPTQHSVKALLEYGIQPDILVCRTEHPINMDIRKKIALFCNVNINAVIESMDASTIYDVPLLMMKEQLDKTVLAKLKLPTKNEPDMESWKEFLGHLKNPTADVTVGLVGKYVELPDAYKSIIESFVHAGSKNECKVRVEYIHSEGIFPDNVKEKLGHLHGVLVAPGFGSRGIEGKIDTIKFVRENNIPFFGICLGMQCAVIEFGRNVLGLKDAHTTEIEENTSNPVINMMEEQKKVTNKGGTMRLGSYPCDIKKGTKAFSIYGKPHINERHRHRFEFNNDYLKQYEDAGMIASGINPQTNLVEIVELKNHPFFVGGQFHPELKSTVANPHPLFVKFVAAAMEFAKKKTN